The following are encoded in a window of Lagenorhynchus albirostris chromosome 3, mLagAlb1.1, whole genome shotgun sequence genomic DNA:
- the ANKRD24 gene encoding ankyrin repeat domain-containing protein 24 isoform X2: MEILGAWPSLPQPPGGKKVRSGHRGAPPPEPSPLPWHSPRPVGERPGGGQQAGHAGEVWRGAWRDRAGRAAEPRHRGPFPLVTSRSPAARPPGALDTMKQLCLCAAASFASQDWGKSDERLLQAVENNDAARVASLIVRKGLVPTKLDPEGKSAFHLAAMRGAASCLEVMLTHGANVMSTDGAGYSALHLAAKYGHPQCLKQLLQASCVVDTVDSSGWTALHHAAAGGCVSCSEMLCSFKAHLNPRDRLGTTPLIIAAQMCHTDLCRLLLQQGAAANDQDLQGRTALMLACEGASPETVEVLLQGGAQPGITDALGQDAAHYGALAGDKLILHLLQEAAQRPSAPSEDDSGEASSQNSVSSHEKQGAPKKRKAPQPPANIPMPDDQDAYEEIVRLRQERGRLLQKIRGLEQNQERKKQELPEVEASSLHSLERQVQELQQLLAERQEEKESLGREVESLQSRLSLLENERENTSYDVATLQDEEGELPDFPGAEALLSKHLSPSAQDLLASLQEQVATLTRQNQELMEKVQILEHFEKDEMEADSLAEVIPLALYNSLRAEFDQLRRQHAKALQALGQQEAQEGPGEEEAAPREGNGPGAKAARNGPVEAELNGTAAPETRVNGAESTDEEAAGVETTEARALEAASMVAEATETRPTDAEATETEGVGDERLETKAAGAEVTETKSLEEGGNSETEATGAESTNMKTEEPEWKASGTGAVQEELTGTGTMKTEAVGVEATTPRVTTGPTLHPSAAELEAAHGKCEPAEAEGGGAGGVSSGDTGQLRAALEQAREDLRDRDCRIREMEAASAQLDEAQAGRLLAEEEARGLRAELAQREELRLELSREVQALREQLATAAAAGEQQRAAAVKLGQARDVAEARASELAAACEEARRGLAELREASEVLHQSVVPASEHHRLQEEALELRGRAASLEQEVVATGKEAARLRAELERERVGSVARLEHERIVDALQADVARLQGQLEELGRRHEKTSAEVFQVQREALFMKSERHAAEAQLATAEQQLRGLRTEAERARQAQSRAQEALESAKEKDKKITELSKEVFSLKEALKDQPGAPGSSDVEALRGQVKALREQLKGQMDEDVQRILSQILQMQRLQAQGR, from the exons ATGGAGATCCTGGGAGCCTGGCCCTCTTTGCCTCAGCCTCCCGGTGGCAAGAAGGTCAGGTCGGGCCACCGCggtgcccctcccccagagcccagcccccTTCCCTGGCACTCCCCCCGACCCGTAGGGGAGAGGCCGGGAGGGGGGCAGCAGGCGGGGCACGCGGGGGAGGTTTGGCGCGGGGCTTGGAGGGACCGCGCGGGCCGGGCGGCCGAGCCCCGGCATCGCGGGCCCTTCCCTCTGGTCACCTCCCGGAGCCCGGCCGCCCGGCCGCCCGGCGCCCTGGACACCATGAAGCAGCTGTGCCTTTGCGCCGCCGCCTCCTTCGCG agccaggactggggcAAAAGTGACGAGCGGCTGCTGCAGGCCGTGGAGAACAATGATGCCGCACGGGTGGCCTCCCTCATTGTCCGCAAGGGGCTGGTGCCCACGAAGCTGGACCCCGAGGGCAAGTCCGC attCCACCTGGCGGCCATGAGGGGTGCAGCTAGCTGTCTAGAGGTGATGCTGACACACGGCGCCAACGTTATGAGCACGGATGGGGCAG gTTACAGTGCCCTCCACCTGGCCGCCAAGTATGGGCACCCTCAGTGCTTGAAGCAACTACTGCAG GCATCCTGCGTGGTGGATACTGTGGACAGTAGTGGGTGGACGGCCCTGCATCACGCAG cGGCTGGCGGCTGCGTCTCCTGCTCAGAAATGCTCTGCTCCTTCAAGGCACATCTGAATCCCCGAGATCGG ctgggtACAACTCCCCTCATCATAGCAGCTCAGATGTGTCACACAGATCTGTGCCGCCTCCTCCTGCAGCAAGGGGCTGCTGCAAATGACCAGGACCTTCAGGGCAG GACGGCCCTGATGCTGGCCTGTGAGGGAGCCAGCCCCGAAACAGTGGAGGTGCTGCTGCAGGGTGGGGCCCAGCCGGGCATCACTGATGCGCTGGGCCAGGACGCTGCTCACTACGGCGCCCTGGCAGGGGACAAACTCATCCTACACCTCCTGCAGGAGGCCGCCCAGCGCCCCTCAGCACCCAGCG aggaTGACTCAGGCGAGGCATCATCTCAG AACTCTGTGTCCAGCCATGAAAAGCAAGGGGCCCCCAAGAAGCGAAAGGCACCTCAGCCCCCTGCCAATATCCCGATGCCG GATGACCAAGATGCCTATGAGGAGATCGTGCGGCTGCGACAGGAGAGGGGCCGCCTGCTGCAGAAGATCCGGGGCCTGGAGCAGAACCAGGAACGGAAGAAGCAGGAG CTGCCAGAGGTGGAGGCCAGCTCCCTCCACAGCCTGGAGAGACAG GTGCAAGAGCTACAGCAGCTGctggcagagaggcaggaggagaaggagagtcTAGGACGGGAGGTGGAAAGTTTGCAGAGCAGGCTGTCCCTGCTGGAG AATGAGAGGGAGAACACCAGCTATGATGTGGCCACCCTGCAGGACGAGGAGGGTGAGCTGCCCGACTTCCCAG GGGCTGAGGCGCTGCTCTCCAAGCACCTAAGCCCATCGGCCCAGGATCTCTTGGCCTCGCTGCAGGAGCAGGTGGCCACGCTCACCAGACAGAACCAGGAACTGATGGAGAAGgtccag ATCCTGGAGCACTTTGAGAAGGACGAGATGGAGGCTGACAGTCTGGCCGAGGTCATCCCTCTAGCGCTGTACAACTCTCTCCGGGCTGAGTTTGACCAGCTCCGCAGGCAGCATGCCAAGGCCCTGCAGGCGCTGGGGCAGCAGGAAGCACAGGAGGGCCCTGGAGAAGAGGAGGCAGCCCCTAGGGAGGGCAATGGCCCGGGAGCCAAGGCCGCCAGAAACGGACCAGTGGAAGCAGAGCTTAACGGCACTGCAGCTCCGGAAACCAGAGTTAATGGAGCCGAGAGCACAGATGAGGAGGCTGCGGGAGTAGAAACCACGGAAGCCAGAGCTTTGGAAGCAGCATCCATGGTGGCAGAGGCCACGGAAACAAGACCCACGGACGCTGAGGCCACAGAAACAGAGGGTGTGGGCGACGAGCGCTTGGAAACAAAGGCCGCGGGGGCTGAGGTCACAGAAACGAAATCTCTAGAAGAAGGAGGAAACTCAGAAACAGAGGCCACGGGAGCAGAGTCCACAAATATGAAAACAGAGGAACCAGAATGGAAGGCCAGTGGAACAGGTGCTGTGCAGGAAGAGCTCACAGGCACAGGGACCATGAAAACGGAGGCCGTGGGAGTGGAGGCCACGACCCCGAGGGTCACCACAGGCCCCACCTTGCACCCCAGTGCTGCCGAGCTGGAGGCGGCCCACGGCAAGTGTGAGCCCGCGGAGGCCGAGGGTGGTGGAGCTGGCGGGGTCAGCAGCGGTGACACAGGCCAGCTGCGGGCCGCCCTGGAGCAGGCCCGGGAGGACCTCCGAGACCGGGACTGCCGCATCCGGGAGATGGAAGCGGCCTCAGCCCAGCTGGACGAGGCCCAGGCCGGCCGGCTGTTGGCCGAGGAGGAGGCTCGAGGCCTGCGGGCAGAGCTGGCCCAGCGGGAGGAGTTGCGGCTGGAGCTGAGCCGGGAGGTGCAGGCCCTACGGGAGCAGCTGGCTACGGCCGCAGCTGCCGGGGAGCAGCAGCGGGCTGCGGCCGTCAAGCTGGGCCAGGCGCGGGACGTGGCTGAGGCCCGGGCTTCTGAGCTGGCCGCGGCCTGTGAGGAGGCTCGGCGGGGCCTGGCGGAATTGCGTGAGGCCTCCGAGGTGCTCCACCAGTCAGTGGTGCCAGCCTCGGAGCATCACCGGCTGCAGGAGGAGGCCCTGGAGTTGCGGGGACGGGCGGCCAGCCTGGAGCAGGAGGTGGTGGCCACGGGCAAGGAGGCCGCCCGTCTGCGGGCAGAGCTGGAGCGCGAGCGTGTGGGCAGTGTGGCCCGCCTGGAGCACGAGCGCATCGTGGATGCCCTGCAGGCCGACGTGGCCCGGCTGCAGGGGCAGCTGGAGGAGCTGGGGCGACGCCACGAGAAGACCAGCGCCGAGGTCTTCCAG GTGCAGCGGGAGGCGCTATTCATGAAGAGTGAACGGCACGCGGCCGAGGCCCAGCTGGCCACCGCAGAGCAGCAGCTGCGGGGGCTACGTACTGAGGCCGAGCGGGCACGCCAGGCCCAGAGCCGTGCCCAGGAGGCCCTGGAGAGCGCCAAGGAGAAGGACAAGAAG ATCACAGAGCTCTCCAAGGAAGTCTTCAGTCTTAAGGAGGCACTGAAGGACCAGCCGGGAGCCCCAGGCTCCTCGGACGTGGAGGCCCTTCGTGGCCAGGTGAAGGCTCTACGGGAGCAGCTGAAG
- the ANKRD24 gene encoding ankyrin repeat domain-containing protein 24 isoform X6 gives MEILGAWPSLPQPPGGKKVRSGHRGAPPPEPSPLPWHSPRPVGERPGGGQQAGHAGEVWRGAWRDRAGRAAEPRHRGPFPLVTSRSPAARPPGALDTMKQLCLCAAASFASQDWGKSDERLLQAVENNDAARVASLIVRKGLVPTKLDPEGKSAFHLAAMRGAASCLEVMLTHGANVMSTDGAGYSALHLAAKYGHPQCLKQLLQASCVVDTVDSSGWTALHHAAAGGCVSCSEMLCSFKAHLNPRDRLGTTPLIIAAQMCHTDLCRLLLQQGAAANDQDLQGRTALMLACEGASPETVEVLLQGGAQPGITDALGQDAAHYGALAGDKLILHLLQEAAQRPSAPSEDDSGEASSQNSVSSHEKQGAPKKRKAPQPPANIPMPDDQDAYEEIVRLRQERGRLLQKIRGLEQNQERKKQELPEVEASSLHSLERQVQELQQLLAERQEEKESLGREVESLQSRLSLLENERENTSYDVATLQDEEGELPDFPGAEALLSKHLSPSAQDLLASLQEQVATLTRQNQELMEKVQILEHFEKDEMEADSLAEVIPLALYNSLRAEFDQLRRQHAKALQALGQQEAQEGPGEEEAAPREGNGPGAKAARNGPVEAELNGTAAPETRVNGAESTDEEAAGVETTEARALEAASMVAEATETRPTDAEATETEGVGDERLETKAAGAEVTETKSLEEGGNSETEATGAESTNMKTEEPEWKASGTGAVQEELTGTGTMKTEAVGVEATTPRVTTGPTLHPSAAELEAAHGKCEPAEAEGGGAGGVSSGDTGQLRAALEQAREDLRDRDCRIREMEAASAQLDEAQAGRLLAEEEARGLRAELAQREELRLELSREVQALREQLATAAAAGEQQRAAAVKLGQARDVAEARASELAAACEEARRGLAELREASEVLHQSVVPASEHHRLQEEALELRGRAASLEQEVVATGKEAARLRAELERERVGSVARLEHERIVDALQADVARLQGQLEELGRRHEKTSAEVFQVQREALFMKSERHAAEAQLATAEQQLRGLRTEAERARQAQSRAQEALESAKEKDKKACPLPGKVAGPQPRAQDAS, from the exons ATGGAGATCCTGGGAGCCTGGCCCTCTTTGCCTCAGCCTCCCGGTGGCAAGAAGGTCAGGTCGGGCCACCGCggtgcccctcccccagagcccagcccccTTCCCTGGCACTCCCCCCGACCCGTAGGGGAGAGGCCGGGAGGGGGGCAGCAGGCGGGGCACGCGGGGGAGGTTTGGCGCGGGGCTTGGAGGGACCGCGCGGGCCGGGCGGCCGAGCCCCGGCATCGCGGGCCCTTCCCTCTGGTCACCTCCCGGAGCCCGGCCGCCCGGCCGCCCGGCGCCCTGGACACCATGAAGCAGCTGTGCCTTTGCGCCGCCGCCTCCTTCGCG agccaggactggggcAAAAGTGACGAGCGGCTGCTGCAGGCCGTGGAGAACAATGATGCCGCACGGGTGGCCTCCCTCATTGTCCGCAAGGGGCTGGTGCCCACGAAGCTGGACCCCGAGGGCAAGTCCGC attCCACCTGGCGGCCATGAGGGGTGCAGCTAGCTGTCTAGAGGTGATGCTGACACACGGCGCCAACGTTATGAGCACGGATGGGGCAG gTTACAGTGCCCTCCACCTGGCCGCCAAGTATGGGCACCCTCAGTGCTTGAAGCAACTACTGCAG GCATCCTGCGTGGTGGATACTGTGGACAGTAGTGGGTGGACGGCCCTGCATCACGCAG cGGCTGGCGGCTGCGTCTCCTGCTCAGAAATGCTCTGCTCCTTCAAGGCACATCTGAATCCCCGAGATCGG ctgggtACAACTCCCCTCATCATAGCAGCTCAGATGTGTCACACAGATCTGTGCCGCCTCCTCCTGCAGCAAGGGGCTGCTGCAAATGACCAGGACCTTCAGGGCAG GACGGCCCTGATGCTGGCCTGTGAGGGAGCCAGCCCCGAAACAGTGGAGGTGCTGCTGCAGGGTGGGGCCCAGCCGGGCATCACTGATGCGCTGGGCCAGGACGCTGCTCACTACGGCGCCCTGGCAGGGGACAAACTCATCCTACACCTCCTGCAGGAGGCCGCCCAGCGCCCCTCAGCACCCAGCG aggaTGACTCAGGCGAGGCATCATCTCAG AACTCTGTGTCCAGCCATGAAAAGCAAGGGGCCCCCAAGAAGCGAAAGGCACCTCAGCCCCCTGCCAATATCCCGATGCCG GATGACCAAGATGCCTATGAGGAGATCGTGCGGCTGCGACAGGAGAGGGGCCGCCTGCTGCAGAAGATCCGGGGCCTGGAGCAGAACCAGGAACGGAAGAAGCAGGAG CTGCCAGAGGTGGAGGCCAGCTCCCTCCACAGCCTGGAGAGACAG GTGCAAGAGCTACAGCAGCTGctggcagagaggcaggaggagaaggagagtcTAGGACGGGAGGTGGAAAGTTTGCAGAGCAGGCTGTCCCTGCTGGAG AATGAGAGGGAGAACACCAGCTATGATGTGGCCACCCTGCAGGACGAGGAGGGTGAGCTGCCCGACTTCCCAG GGGCTGAGGCGCTGCTCTCCAAGCACCTAAGCCCATCGGCCCAGGATCTCTTGGCCTCGCTGCAGGAGCAGGTGGCCACGCTCACCAGACAGAACCAGGAACTGATGGAGAAGgtccag ATCCTGGAGCACTTTGAGAAGGACGAGATGGAGGCTGACAGTCTGGCCGAGGTCATCCCTCTAGCGCTGTACAACTCTCTCCGGGCTGAGTTTGACCAGCTCCGCAGGCAGCATGCCAAGGCCCTGCAGGCGCTGGGGCAGCAGGAAGCACAGGAGGGCCCTGGAGAAGAGGAGGCAGCCCCTAGGGAGGGCAATGGCCCGGGAGCCAAGGCCGCCAGAAACGGACCAGTGGAAGCAGAGCTTAACGGCACTGCAGCTCCGGAAACCAGAGTTAATGGAGCCGAGAGCACAGATGAGGAGGCTGCGGGAGTAGAAACCACGGAAGCCAGAGCTTTGGAAGCAGCATCCATGGTGGCAGAGGCCACGGAAACAAGACCCACGGACGCTGAGGCCACAGAAACAGAGGGTGTGGGCGACGAGCGCTTGGAAACAAAGGCCGCGGGGGCTGAGGTCACAGAAACGAAATCTCTAGAAGAAGGAGGAAACTCAGAAACAGAGGCCACGGGAGCAGAGTCCACAAATATGAAAACAGAGGAACCAGAATGGAAGGCCAGTGGAACAGGTGCTGTGCAGGAAGAGCTCACAGGCACAGGGACCATGAAAACGGAGGCCGTGGGAGTGGAGGCCACGACCCCGAGGGTCACCACAGGCCCCACCTTGCACCCCAGTGCTGCCGAGCTGGAGGCGGCCCACGGCAAGTGTGAGCCCGCGGAGGCCGAGGGTGGTGGAGCTGGCGGGGTCAGCAGCGGTGACACAGGCCAGCTGCGGGCCGCCCTGGAGCAGGCCCGGGAGGACCTCCGAGACCGGGACTGCCGCATCCGGGAGATGGAAGCGGCCTCAGCCCAGCTGGACGAGGCCCAGGCCGGCCGGCTGTTGGCCGAGGAGGAGGCTCGAGGCCTGCGGGCAGAGCTGGCCCAGCGGGAGGAGTTGCGGCTGGAGCTGAGCCGGGAGGTGCAGGCCCTACGGGAGCAGCTGGCTACGGCCGCAGCTGCCGGGGAGCAGCAGCGGGCTGCGGCCGTCAAGCTGGGCCAGGCGCGGGACGTGGCTGAGGCCCGGGCTTCTGAGCTGGCCGCGGCCTGTGAGGAGGCTCGGCGGGGCCTGGCGGAATTGCGTGAGGCCTCCGAGGTGCTCCACCAGTCAGTGGTGCCAGCCTCGGAGCATCACCGGCTGCAGGAGGAGGCCCTGGAGTTGCGGGGACGGGCGGCCAGCCTGGAGCAGGAGGTGGTGGCCACGGGCAAGGAGGCCGCCCGTCTGCGGGCAGAGCTGGAGCGCGAGCGTGTGGGCAGTGTGGCCCGCCTGGAGCACGAGCGCATCGTGGATGCCCTGCAGGCCGACGTGGCCCGGCTGCAGGGGCAGCTGGAGGAGCTGGGGCGACGCCACGAGAAGACCAGCGCCGAGGTCTTCCAG GTGCAGCGGGAGGCGCTATTCATGAAGAGTGAACGGCACGCGGCCGAGGCCCAGCTGGCCACCGCAGAGCAGCAGCTGCGGGGGCTACGTACTGAGGCCGAGCGGGCACGCCAGGCCCAGAGCCGTGCCCAGGAGGCCCTGGAGAGCGCCAAGGAGAAGGACAAGAAG GCCTGTCCTTTGCCTGGAAAGGTCGcaggcccccagccccgggcTCAGGATGCTAGCTGA